The following DNA comes from Mucisphaera calidilacus.
CTTCAACCACACGACCTTTGACCCAAACAACAAGCTCGATCAGCAACTGCTGGCCGCTTACGAGCCCCTGGGAGTCGAACCTGGCAAGATGTACGACGCAAAGCAGATCGCGAAGATCGACGGCAAGCGCGTCCGTAAGGTCGCCGAGCGCATCGAATCCGATGAGATGGCCAAGGCGAACCGGCTGGCGGCCAGCACCGACCTGTTCCAGCCCAAGGGCGACATGGCTCTCGATCTGTTGCTCTTCCAGTCCGTCTTCGGCCCTATCGGGCAACCGGCGATCGAAGCCGTCTACCCCGCGGTCACGACGGCCGACGGCCAAGCCATGAACGCTCGGCACGATTACGTGATTCGGATGAGCAAGGATGACATGCCCCCGGCCAAGGCCTTCTGGTCCTGCACCCTCTACGACACAGAGAACGGGTTCTTCATCCCCAACGACCGCAAGAAGTACAGCGTCGGCGAGAACGGCGGCATGAAGCTGGATGAGGACGGCGGCATCGAGATCCACATCGCTGCGAAGCGACCCGAGGGTGTGCCGGAGGAGAACTGGCTGCCGCTCAACTGCGGCGATTACGACATCGACGTCATCCTGCGGCTCTATGTGCCGGACCTGGAGAAGTACAAGAACTGGAAACCGCCGACGGCAGAGAAACTCTGAATCGCTGATGAGGACTCAGACTGTGAACAGCTCGTTGAAGACACTCACCCTTGTCCTCTCGCTGGCCGCCGGGCTTCTGACGCCCGGTCTCGCGCTGGCGCAGGCCGCCGAGCGCGTGGACCTTAACGACGAACAGATGGAGGAGCTGGTGGTGCGCTGCTACCAGTATGTCGCCATGTTCAACGTGAACAACAGGTTCGCGCTCGACGCGGATAACCCCTTGAGCTCGGGCGGGTACAACCGGGTCAAAGCCAATACGGATCTGGCCGATCACACGGTGCAGGCCGTCGCACGCCCCAACAACGACACGCTCTACGTGGTCGCCATGATCGACGTGACCGAAGAGCCGATCGTGATGGAGATGCCGGCCTTCGACTCAAAGTACGTGTCGCTGATGGTCACCGGCTACGACCACTACGTGAACATCCCCATGTCGACGGGTGATGGTGACTTCGGTGAACCGTCGAACATCCTCTTCTACAGCCAACGCACGCCGGGCTATAGAGGTGAGCCGGTGGAAGGCGCGGACGAGGTGTTCGAAGTGACGGGCGACTTCGTCAGCGCCGTGCTGCGCGTCATGCCGCACGCGGCCGAGCCCGAGCGCCTCGAAGCCAACCGCGCGGCCATGCGCAGCGTCGATGTGGAGCCGCTGTCGGAGTTCCTCGGCAAACGCCACGATGACGCGGGCTTCGTGCCGTGGGGCAGCCCCTCCGGTATCGGCAGGAGTCTGGACCTCAAGGAGGACTTGGCCCGCTTCCCTGAGTTTGGTTCCGACTTCGAGATCTTCGAGGACCGCTTCCTCGAGGTCATGCAGTTTGTCGTCAACCACACGACTTTCGATCCCGGCGACGAGCTCGACACCGCGCTGCTTCGGATTCTGAAGCCGCTCGGCGTCGAGCCTGGCAAGGCGTTCGATCCGGATGGCGTGGCGGAGATCGACGGGGCGGCCCTGCGCGAAGCCGCCGAGCGCTTCGCGTCCGCGAGCCTGGCGAAGATGGGCGATCCTGAGTTCCTCGCCGAGAACCTGACCAGGACCTTCAAGCCCAAAGGCGAGATTGACGTCGAGTTGCTGGCCATCCAGTCGGTGATCGGGCCGATCGGACAGCCCTCACAGGAAGCGCTCTATCCGCCCGTGAACACCGAAGACGGCAAACCGATGAACGCGATGTCCGACTACGAGATCGTGATGACGGCCGAAGAGCTGCCGCCGGTCAACGCTTTCTGGTCGGCCACACTCTACGAAAACGATACCGGCTTCTTCATCCCGAACGACCGGTTCAAGTACTCCGTGGGCGAGAACGCGGGCTTCAAGCTCGATGAGGACGGCGGCATCCGTATCGTCATCGCGGCCGAGCAGCCCGAGGGGGTGCCAACAGAAAACTGGCTGCCCATCAACCGGGAAGACATGGACCTCGACATCATCATGCGCCTCTACGCACCCGACCTTGAACGCTACGAGAGCTGGCGTGCGCCGAAGGCGAAGAAAATCTCCGCGGAGTGAAGTAGCGTGGTCCAGACCGCTTTCGGGGATGCTGCGCCGACAATCTTGATGCTGTCCCATCCAATCAGTCATTATGTCTCTTAGGCTCTAAGAGATATTCTGCGTGTGCCGCCACCGGCATCGGTAGGCTCGATCCGTCGAGAGCGTATACTCGGCGGACTTCTGAATCATGACTACCGAAAAGCAGCATGATTCACGATGAAAACGGGCAGTGCCCGACAATCTGGACCGGCCCCGGCTGTGGGCCAGGTCAGCCTCCCCGAACAAAGTCCGAATCATCATCGAAAACAAGCATCAATTCTGGATCAGGATCCGGGGAGAGGCGCAAGCTCAAGCAGTGAATACAAGGGGAATAGCATGTACAGATTTACTCACTACGACCTGCTGTTTTTTGGTCTTTCATTATTTCTCTGCATTGGGGCTATATGTCTGGCCTCAAACGTGAGTCGGGATCAGGCACGTGGATCTACCTGCGTGTCGAATCTCCGGCAACTTGTCCATGCTGATCTGGTATATGCAAATGACTATGATGGCCAGTTCTTCTCGGATTGGAGTTACAAGAAGCAGGCCAAATCTCCTCCTCGCCAGTACTGGTGTGACAAGAGGCGATTAGGGCAGTATATACAACAGGATAGAGTCGATTGGATTATTGAAGACTCACGTAAC
Coding sequences within:
- a CDS encoding DUF1214 domain-containing protein, whose amino-acid sequence is MKTLTLVLSLAAGLLTPGLALAQAAERVDLNDEQMEELVVRCYQYVAMFNVNNRFALDADNPLSSGGYNRVKANTDLADHTVQAVARPNNDTLYVVAMIDVTEEPIVMEMPAFDSKYVSLMVTGYDHYVNIPMSTGDGDFGEPSNILFYSQRTPGYRGEPVEGADEVFEVTGDFVSAVLRVMPHAAEPERLEANRAAMRSVDVEPLSEFLGKRHDDAGFVPWGSPSGIGRSLDLKEDLARFPEFGSDFEIFEDRFLEVMQFVVNHTTFDPGDELDTALLRILKPLGVEPGKAFDPDGVAEIDGAALREAAERFASASLAKMGDPEFLAENLTRTFKPKGEIDVELLAIQSVIGPIGQPSQEALYPPVNTEDGKPMNAMSDYEIVMTAEELPPVNAFWSATLYENDTGFFIPNDRFKYSVGENAGFKLDEDGGIRIVIAAEQPEGVPTENWLPINREDMDLDIIMRLYAPDLERYESWRAPKAKKISAE